From Acinetobacter sp. ASP199, the proteins below share one genomic window:
- a CDS encoding YigZ family protein, which yields MPFTIASLVSFEEEIKKSRFQAFATPVESEQDVKDFLEAYRDATTTHQCWAWKIGHNVRFNDDGEPSGTAGRPILATIEGNELTNVLVLVNRWYGGIKLGTGGLVRAYGGCAGQCLVLAEKIELIEKKKVSFRCNFSEWAIFQYELNQQQIDYQENYTAAGVEVIAQMQKHQIEPFALKIQDISRGREALKIIDEPEDD from the coding sequence ATGCCTTTTACCATTGCCAGCCTTGTCAGTTTTGAAGAAGAGATCAAGAAAAGCCGTTTTCAGGCCTTTGCTACACCGGTGGAATCCGAACAGGATGTAAAGGATTTTCTGGAAGCTTATCGTGATGCCACAACGACGCATCAGTGCTGGGCATGGAAGATCGGACATAATGTGCGTTTTAATGATGATGGTGAACCTTCCGGAACTGCAGGTCGACCGATTTTAGCAACCATTGAAGGCAATGAACTGACCAATGTATTGGTGCTGGTGAATCGCTGGTATGGTGGAATCAAGCTGGGTACGGGTGGTCTGGTTCGTGCTTATGGAGGCTGTGCGGGTCAATGCTTAGTCTTGGCTGAAAAGATTGAACTGATTGAAAAGAAAAAAGTATCCTTTCGTTGTAATTTTAGTGAATGGGCTATTTTTCAGTATGAGCTAAATCAGCAACAGATTGATTATCAGGAAAATTATACCGCAGCAGGCGTCGAGGTTATTGCGCAAATGCAAAAACATCAGATTGAGCCATTTGCCTTGAAAATTCAGGATATCAGCCGCGGACGTGAAGCCTTAAAGATTATAGATGAGCCCGAAGATGACTGA